CAAGTTCGAAGCCCTTGCAGCGCATGACGCCATGGTCATGTTCTCGGGCGCGCTGAAGACGGTTGCGGCCAGCCTTTTCAAGATCGCCAACGACATCCGCCTGCTCGGCTCCGGTCCCCGTTGCGGTCTGGGAGAGCTGATCCTGCCGGAAAACGAGCCCGGTTCCTCGATCATGCCGGGCAAGGTCAACCCGACCCAGGCCGAAGCGCTGACCATGGTCTGCGCCCATGTCATGGGCAATGATGCAGCCATCGGGTTTGCCGGGTCGCAGGGGCATTTCGAGCTGAACGTCTACAACCCGATGATGTCTTACAACGTCCTGCAAAGCATGCAGTTGCTCGGCGACAGCGCCTCGGCCTTCACCGACAACATGGTGACCGGAATTCAGGCCAATGAACCCCGGATCGAAAAGCTGCTGCATGAAAGCCTGATGCTGGTGACCGCGCTTGCGCCGACCATCGGCTATGACAATGCGACCAAGGTCGCCAAGACCGCGCATAAGAACGGCACCACGCTGAAGGAAGAGGCGATCAACCTCGGCTTCGTCGACGAAGCCACCTTTGACGCCGTGGTGCGCCCCGAGCAGATGATCGGCCCCAAGGGCTGAGGGCCGCCACCCTTGACCAAGGATTAACGGCCCCCGCGTGGGGCCGTTTGCATGTCCGCGCTTGCGCAGGATGCGCGGCTTTGGCAGAATCGCTGCATGGCAAAGATCGTCAATCTCAACCAGGTCCGGAAGGACAAGGCGCGGGCCGGGAAGCGCGCCAAAGGGGATGAAAACGCCCTGCGTTTCGGCCTTGGCAAGGCGCAGAAGCGTCTCGATCAGGCCCATGCGGACAAGCATGAAGGGGCGCTGGATGGCCATAGGTTGGAACGTCCTGAAAATGTCGCGCCCGAGGCGGGAGACGATGACGGCTCTGACCCGCAGGTATGAGCACCCGTCCCGTAAAACGTTCCCTCACGCTGAAAGGGCATCGTACCAGCGTCTCTCTGGAGGATGAATTTTGGGCCGAGTTCCGCCGTATAGCCCGTGAAAAGGATATCGCAATCAATGCCTTGGCCGCACGAATTGATGCGGGGCGCGAAATCGAAACCGGCTTGGCCTCGGCCATTCGGCTTTATGTGCTCGCGGATCTTCGAGCGCGTCTCGACGAGGCCGGGGTGTGATCGCCATCCTGTTGCTGGCGGCCGGCGCCGCGCGGCGCATGGGGGGTGCGGACAAGCTTCTGGAACAGGTCGAAGGCCAACCGCTGCTGCGCTGCATAGCGCAAAGGGCATTGGCGGCAGATCTGGGACCGGTGCAGATCACGCTGACGTCTGACCGCCCGGAGCGCGACGCGGCACTCAAGGGGCTACCCGTCCAGAAGATCAACGTGCCAAATGCTCAGGACGGCATGGGCGCCTCGATCGCTTGCGGGATCGCCGCCCTGCCCGAAGGACTGGACGGGGTCATGATCCTGCCCTCCGATATGCCCGAGATCACCAGTGCCGACATGCTGACCTTGGCCGAGGCATTCCATAGGGGCGAGGCCCCGATCCTGCGTGGTGCCAGCCAGGTTACCGAGGCGGGCACGGCCCAATCCCTGGCCGGGCATCCCGTCCTGTTTCCCGCTGATTTGTTTCCCGATCTAAAAACAATCAGTGGCGACCAAGGGGCCCGTGCCCTGCTTGCAACACATTCGGGCAGGCTTCGGCTTGTGCCTCTGCCTGGCCGTCATGCCATGATCGATCTGGATACGCCCGAAGACTGGGCGCGGTGGCGCGCGGAGCAAGCCTGATCTGCCGACCAATGCCACGCGCAAGTGCCTTCAGTAGGTCAGGAAATCACCGCTGGCGCGCAGCACCTTTACCTCGTGCTTTTTCAGGCTGCGCCGGGCTGAACTGTATTCCTGCAAAGCGCCCGCCTTGTTCAACTCGGGGAACAGATAGAAGATCTCCTTGCGCTGATCCTTACCCAAACCCTTCATCGAGTAATCACCAGGCTGGAAGCTTTCGCTCCAGGCGCCATTGGCAAGGATCACTTCGTGCTGGTCGAAAAGCAGGTGCAGATAGGTGACAGAGGCATCGTCCACCCGTTCAATCCCCGGCGTACCCACAAGATCCTTGGCAGCGATCAGGACTTCGCTTTCCTCATAGAGCAAGGAGGCACGGTCAGAGCGGATCAGCATGCGGTGGTTGGGGCTGACCAGCAGA
The Pseudooceanicola algae genome window above contains:
- a CDS encoding DUF4169 family protein; translated protein: MAKIVNLNQVRKDKARAGKRAKGDENALRFGLGKAQKRLDQAHADKHEGALDGHRLERPENVAPEAGDDDGSDPQV
- a CDS encoding ribbon-helix-helix domain-containing protein, coding for MSTRPVKRSLTLKGHRTSVSLEDEFWAEFRRIAREKDIAINALAARIDAGREIETGLASAIRLYVLADLRARLDEAGV
- a CDS encoding nucleotidyltransferase family protein, which translates into the protein MIAILLLAAGAARRMGGADKLLEQVEGQPLLRCIAQRALAADLGPVQITLTSDRPERDAALKGLPVQKINVPNAQDGMGASIACGIAALPEGLDGVMILPSDMPEITSADMLTLAEAFHRGEAPILRGASQVTEAGTAQSLAGHPVLFPADLFPDLKTISGDQGARALLATHSGRLRLVPLPGRHAMIDLDTPEDWARWRAEQA